A genomic segment from Salvia splendens isolate huo1 chromosome 13, SspV2, whole genome shotgun sequence encodes:
- the LOC121762052 gene encoding WAT1-related protein At3g02690, chloroplastic-like isoform X1: protein MAWNCCCSSTFAVTTAIYAAARTPNTFTITLQRRNAFSQSIRNPINQIAPSNFSAKSKATESEFKTESNEIDCIGTGLDVECVISEESEQVRGEARDTASALVELALEWGLLISPFFFWGTAMVAMKEVLPKTGPFVVAAFRLIPSGLLLVAFAASRGRALPSGFNAWLSISAFAAIDASCFQGFLAQGLERTTAGLGSVIIDSQPLTVAILASLLFGESIGYIGAAGLVLGVIGLLLLEVPALAFDANNFSLWGSGEWWMFLAAQSMAIGTVMVRWVSKYSDPVMATGWHMVIGGLPLMAIAILKHDPALSSFHELTTGDVLALLYTSIFGSAISYGVYFYNATRGSLTKLSSLTFLTPMFASLFGFIYLDETFSPVQLAGAVVTIAAIYMVNYKSEAE, encoded by the exons ATGGCGTGGAATTGCTGTTGTAGCTCTACCTTCGCCGTCACCACCGCCATTTACGCCGCCGCCAGAACTCCCAACACCTTCACAATTACTCTCCAGAGGCGGAATGCCTTCTCGCAATCGATTAGGAACCCTATTAATCAAATCGCTCCGTCCAATTTCTCAGCGAAGAGCAAGGCCACAGAATCGGAGTTCAAAACCGAGTCCAACGAGATCGACTGCATAGGCACCGGGCTGGATGTGGAATgcgtgatcagtgaagaatCGGAGCAGGTGAGAGGGGAGGCGAGAGATACAGCGTCGGCGTTGGTTGAATTGGCGTTGGAATGGGGGCTTCTGATATCGCCCTTCTTCTTCTGGGGAACGGCCATGGTGGCAATGAAGGAAGTTCTCCCTAAAACGGGGCCCTTCGTTGTGGCGGCGTTTAGGCTAATTCCGTCGGGGCTCTTGTTGGTAGCCTTCGCCGCTTCCAGGGGAAGAGCTTTGCCTTCCGGATTCAATGCTTGGCTCTCCATCTCAGCTTTTGCTGCCATTGATGCTTCCTGCTTCCAG GGTTTTCTCGCTCAAGGATTGGAGAGGACGACTGCTGGTTTGGGCAGT GTAATAATTGATTCTCAACCTCTAACCGTGGCTATTCTTGCATCCTTATTATTTGGAGAATCAATAGGATACATTGGAGCAGCTGGACTAGTCCTTGGTGTTATAGGACTTTTACTTCTTGAG GTACCTGCGCTTGCTTTTGATGCTAATAACTTTTCCCTGTGGGGAAGTGGGGAATGGTGGATGTTTCTTGCTGCACAAAGTATGGCCATTGGTACCGTGATGGTCCGTTGGGTCTCCAAATACTCAGATCCTGTAATGGCTACTGGATGG CACATGGTTATCGGTGGCCTCCCTCTTATGGCAATCGCCATCCTTAAACATGATCCTGCACTCTCAAGTTTTCATGAGCTTACGACAGGTGATGTTTTGGCCCTTCTTTACActtccatttttggtagtgcAATCAGCTACGGTGTCTACTTCTACAATGCTACAAGAG GTAGCTTGACAAAGCTCAGCTCCCTAACCTTTTTGACTCCAATGTTTGCATCACTTTTCGG TTTCATATATCTCGATGAAACTTTCTCACCAGTGCAACTGGCTGGAGCAGTGGTAACTATTGCAGCAATATATATGGTTAACTACAAAAGTGAAGCCGAGTGA
- the LOC121762052 gene encoding WAT1-related protein At3g02690, chloroplastic-like isoform X2 gives MAWNCCCSSTFAVTTAIYAAARTPNTFTITLQRRNAFSQSIRNPINQIAPSNFSAKSKATESEFKTESNEIDCIGTGLDVECVISEESEQVRGEARDTASALVELALEWGLLISPFFFWGTAMVAMKEVLPKTGPFVVAAFRLIPSGLLLVAFAASRGRALPSGFNAWLSISAFAAIDASCFQGFLAQGLERTTAGLGSVIIDSQPLTVAILASLLFGESIGYIGAAGLVLGVIGLLLLEVPALAFDANNFSLWGSGEWWMFLAAQSMAIGTVMVRWVSKYSDPVMATGWHMVIGGLPLMAIAILKHDPALSSFHELTTGDVLALLYTSIFGSAISYGVYFYNATRGSLTKLSSLTFLTPMFASLFGATGWSSGNYCSNIYG, from the exons ATGGCGTGGAATTGCTGTTGTAGCTCTACCTTCGCCGTCACCACCGCCATTTACGCCGCCGCCAGAACTCCCAACACCTTCACAATTACTCTCCAGAGGCGGAATGCCTTCTCGCAATCGATTAGGAACCCTATTAATCAAATCGCTCCGTCCAATTTCTCAGCGAAGAGCAAGGCCACAGAATCGGAGTTCAAAACCGAGTCCAACGAGATCGACTGCATAGGCACCGGGCTGGATGTGGAATgcgtgatcagtgaagaatCGGAGCAGGTGAGAGGGGAGGCGAGAGATACAGCGTCGGCGTTGGTTGAATTGGCGTTGGAATGGGGGCTTCTGATATCGCCCTTCTTCTTCTGGGGAACGGCCATGGTGGCAATGAAGGAAGTTCTCCCTAAAACGGGGCCCTTCGTTGTGGCGGCGTTTAGGCTAATTCCGTCGGGGCTCTTGTTGGTAGCCTTCGCCGCTTCCAGGGGAAGAGCTTTGCCTTCCGGATTCAATGCTTGGCTCTCCATCTCAGCTTTTGCTGCCATTGATGCTTCCTGCTTCCAG GGTTTTCTCGCTCAAGGATTGGAGAGGACGACTGCTGGTTTGGGCAGT GTAATAATTGATTCTCAACCTCTAACCGTGGCTATTCTTGCATCCTTATTATTTGGAGAATCAATAGGATACATTGGAGCAGCTGGACTAGTCCTTGGTGTTATAGGACTTTTACTTCTTGAG GTACCTGCGCTTGCTTTTGATGCTAATAACTTTTCCCTGTGGGGAAGTGGGGAATGGTGGATGTTTCTTGCTGCACAAAGTATGGCCATTGGTACCGTGATGGTCCGTTGGGTCTCCAAATACTCAGATCCTGTAATGGCTACTGGATGG CACATGGTTATCGGTGGCCTCCCTCTTATGGCAATCGCCATCCTTAAACATGATCCTGCACTCTCAAGTTTTCATGAGCTTACGACAGGTGATGTTTTGGCCCTTCTTTACActtccatttttggtagtgcAATCAGCTACGGTGTCTACTTCTACAATGCTACAAGAG GTAGCTTGACAAAGCTCAGCTCCCTAACCTTTTTGACTCCAATGTTTGCATCACTTTTCGG TGCAACTGGCTGGAGCAGTGGTAACTATTGCAGCAATATATATGGTTAA